A stretch of Henckelia pumila isolate YLH828 chromosome 4, ASM3356847v2, whole genome shotgun sequence DNA encodes these proteins:
- the LOC140865875 gene encoding strychnine-11-hydroxylase-like: protein MIIMYFLLVALSFSIIFLISLFSLKKSNNNTTTATARVPPGPKGLPWIGNLHEFDPVHPHLWLYGLSKKYGPLMRMKFGSRPAIVISSARIAKLALKNNDLAFAGRPSLISYQKFSYDGRDITLSSYNETWKEMRKLSIIHLFSNKQVLSFRPIRKEEVSSMIQEMNDKSVSSEVINLSRAVFFLTNRIICRAGFGKKYDEMGKRRFDECFKESQELSRAFFVVDYFPSLGWIDNLTGMKSRLDNNCRELDNIYQELIDDHLDPNRPDSMRGDILDLLIQLKHKQQASPVPVEWENVKGILMNVFIAGTDTSASLIIWVMTAIIKKPEVMKKAQEEVRNALGNKGTVDEEDIQNLTYLKAIIKEVLRLFPPGPLAVPRETLEKCTVDGYEIPEKTTVYVNVHAIGLDPEYWENPTEFSPDRFLNSTIDYRGHDFGLLPFGSGRRGCPGINLGIATVELALANLLYFFDWELPSGMKKEDIDTEMSPGITSHKKNDLCLVAKRYEYNN from the exons ATGATCATCATGTATTTCCTTCTCGTAGCACTATCTTTCTCGATCATATTTCTTATAAGTCTCTTTAGTCTaaaaaaatccaacaacaatactACTACTGCGACTGCTCGGGTCCCGCCGGGTCCGAAAGGGCTCCCGTGGATCGGGAACCTGCATGAATTCGATCCCGTGCATCCCCACCTCTGGCTCTACGGGCTCTCCAAGAAGTATGGCCCTCTCATGCGGATGAAGTTCGGTAGCCGACCCGCGATCGTGATTTCTTCCGCCAGAATAGCGAAATTGGCCTTGAAGAATAATGACTTAGCATTCGCTGGCAGGCCTTCACTAATTAGCTACCAAAAATTTTCTTACGATGGCAGGGATATTACCCTGTCCAGTTACAACGAAACTTGGAAGGAGATGAGGAAACTGAGCATCATCCATCTGTTTAGTAACAAGCAGGTGCTTTCGTTTCGGCCTATTCGAAAAGAGGAGGTTTCTAGCATGATCCAAGAGATGAACGACAAGTCTGTTTCGTCCGAGGTGATAAACTTGAGCCGTGCTGTTTTCTTTTTAACAAACAGGATCATTTGTCGGGCTGGATTCGGGAAGAAGTACGATGAAATGGGTAAAAGGAGGTTCGACGAATGTTTTAAAGAATCTCAAGAACTGTCTAGGGCCTTCTTTGTCGTTGATTATTTCCCTTCATTGGGTTGGATTGATAATTTGACTGGGATGAAATCTAGACTTGACAACAACTGTAGGGAACTGGATAATATTTATCAGGAACTTATAGACGATCATCTAGATCCGAATCGGCCCGACTCGATGAGGGGAGACATTCTTGATTTGCTGATTCAGTTGAAACACAAACAGCAAGCCTCTCCAGTTCCAGTCGAATGGGAAAATGTCAAGGGAATTCTCATG aaCGTATTTATTGCTGGAACCGATACAAGTGCATCACTGATAATCTGGGTCATGACGGCTATCATCAAGAAACCGGAAGTAATGAAGAAAGCACAAGAAGAAGTCCGAAATGCGTTGGGAAACAAAGGTACCGTAGATGAAGAGGATATCCAAAATCTTACCTATCTAAAAGCAATCATCAAAGAAGTACTAAGATTGTTCCCTCCCGGTCCACTCGCGGTTCCCAGAGAAACATTAGAGAAGTGCACTGTAGATGGGTACGAAATCCCGGAGAAAACCACGGTGTACGTGAACGTTCACGCAATCGGTTTAGATCCTGAATATTGGGAAAATCCTACTGAATTTTCACCCGATCGATTCTTGAATAGCACTATCGACTACAGGGGTCATGATTTCGGGCTACTCCCGTTTGGATCGGGGAGAAGAGGATGCCCTGGAATAAATCTTGGCATCGCGACTGTGGAGCTCGCACTAGCCAATCTTCTCTACTTCTTTGACTGGGAGCTTCCCAGTGGAATGAAGAAAGAAGACATTGACACGGAAATGTCTCCTGGAATTACAAGTCACAAGAAAAATGATCTTTGCCTTGTGGCCAAACGCTACGAATATAATAATTAG